A window of Methanocaldococcus vulcanius M7 genomic DNA:
TAATAAAATGTGAAGTATTAAAGATTCAAAGATTCTTAGATTATTCTTTCAAAGCTTAAACACTGCCCGTTTCTCAATAAATGAACATCTTCTCCAAGTCGATAACCTTCTTCTTCTGCTAATTTTGTATATTCAGCAGTTAAGTTAAAGTCCCCATGTGAAGGAATTATATGCTCTGGATTTAACCATCTTAACATATCTCTGTGATCTTCTTTTGATGCGTGCCCAGAGACGTGAGCTCCTTTGAATATCCTAACCCCCAATAACTTTAATCTTGATTCTAACATGTATCTTTGGGCTGCGTTCATTGGATTGGGAATTGGATCTGCTGAAAACACAACACAATCGTATTTTTCAAATTTATAGGGTGTTTTATTAGTAGCCATTCTTGATAATACAGCCCCCTCTTCTCCTTGGTGTCCTGTAGCTATAATTAAATATTTATCTTTTCCTTCTTTAACGATATTCTTTAGAGCCATCTCTATTGAACTTGGATCTCCATAAATCCTTAAATCTTCTGGAAACTTAACTAAACCAATATCTTGGGCTATTCCACAAAATCTCATCATACTCCTTCCTAAAAGGATAGGTGTTCTTCCCATCTTTTCCGCAATATCTGTAATCGATTTTATCCTTGCTATGTGGGATGAGAATGTAGTTACTATAATTCCGTTTTTATCGTTATCCGCTCCAAGTAAGTCATTTTTTAG
This region includes:
- a CDS encoding RNase J family beta-CASP ribonuclease, whose protein sequence is MKLEIIAIGGYEEVGRNMTAVNVDGEIIILDMGIRLDRVLIHEDTDISKLHSLELIEKGIIPNDTVMKNIEGEVKAIVLSHGHLDHIGAIPKLAHRYNAPIIGTPYTIELVKREILSEKKFDVRNPLIVLNAGDSIDLTPNITLEFIRITHSIPDSVLPVLHTPYGSIVYGNDFKFDNFPVVGERPDYRAIKKVGKNGVLCFISETTRINHEGKTPPEIIAAGLLKNDLLGADNDKNGIIVTTFSSHIARIKSITDIAEKMGRTPILLGRSMMRFCGIAQDIGLVKFPEDLRIYGDPSSIEMALKNIVKEGKDKYLIIATGHQGEEGAVLSRMATNKTPYKFEKYDCVVFSADPIPNPMNAAQRYMLESRLKLLGVRIFKGAHVSGHASKEDHRDMLRWLNPEHIIPSHGDFNLTAEYTKLAEEEGYRLGEDVHLLRNGQCLSFERII